A single region of the Labeo rohita strain BAU-BD-2019 chromosome 3, IGBB_LRoh.1.0, whole genome shotgun sequence genome encodes:
- the nr1d1 gene encoding nuclear receptor subfamily 1 group D member 1 isoform X2 has product MYSENSNSSLQSFTQPCFGSSFPPSPNGSHDSSRMYTSSSSSSSSGSGEDGNSSCSGGSPRGRDDGGSARNSPNKSVATLTKLNGMVLLCKVCGDVASGFHYGVHACEGCKGFFRRSIQQNIQYKKCLKNETCTIMRINRNRCQQCRFKKCLSVGMSRDAVRFGRIPKREKQRMLAEMQNAMNNMVNNQLQSEFQLASITSNTPCSSSSSPSTSSSSSSPCPGLTVGPQPQPPAVPVAPSPSPPTPASPSVQPAQSPPSLTSSPPPCTSPGVDKTIAAITRAHRETFVYAHDKLDSSLLLPHNGELDNRSSNRCMAGYHLNGHNTIYHHDNNIAHHCNNFEVPADNGHHFQASQAPQQHNNNGQRPSNSNLFGVHHGQEMNGSSQGQNCPWKKRKEILLACPMNMHPYSDPSKTPQEIWEDFSLSFTPAVREVVEFAKHIPGFSTLSQNDQVTLLKAGTFEVLMVRFASLFNVKERTVTFISGTTYSLEALRSMGMGDLLGTMFDFSEKLNALELSSEELGLFTAVVLVSADRSGIENVNSVEMLQESLIRALRTLVSKSAPNDASRFTKLLLKLPDLRTLNNMHSEKLLSFRIDA; this is encoded by the exons ATGTACAGTGAGAATTCCAACAGCAGCCTGCAGTCCTTTACACAGCCCTGCTTTGGTTCTTCATTCCCACCATCCCCCAATGGATCCCATGATTCCTCACGTATGTacaccagcagcagcagcagctcaaGTTCGGGATCTGGAGAGGACGGAAACTCATCATGCTCCGGCGGATCCCCAAGAGGTCGTGATGATGGTGGAAGTGCACGCAATTCACCCAATAAATCAGTTGCTACACTTACAA AGCTGAACGGAATGGTGCTGCTGTGCAAAGTGTGTGGCGACGTGGCTTCCGGATTTCACTACGGCGTCCATGCCTGTGAGGGCTGCAAG GGTTTCTTTCGACGCAGCATCCAGCAGAACATCCAGTACAAAAAGTGCCTGAAGAATGAAACCTGCACTATTATGAGGATCAACCGGAACCGGTGCCAGCAGTGCCGTTTCAAAAAGTGTCTGTCTGTGGGAATGTCCCGAGATG CTGTTCGTTTCGGTCGTATCCCGAAACGCGAGAAGCAGCGCATGCTGGCCGAGATGCAGAACGCCATGAACAACATGGTGAACAACCAGCTTCAGAGTGAATTTCAGCTGGCGAGCATCACGTCCAACACCCCCTGCTCTTCTTCTTCATCCCCATCCACCTCATCCTCTTCCTCATCTCCGTGCCCAGGGCTTACGGTGGGACCGCAACCCCAGCCCCCCGCAGTGCCCGTAGCACCATCCCCTTCCCCTCCGACCCCAGCCTCGCCATCAGTGCAACCAGCTCAGAGTCCCCCATCTCTGACTTCCTCTCCACCACCATGCACCAGTCCAGGTGTCGACAAAACCATCGCCGCCATAACCAGAGCACACCGCGAGACCTTCGTCTACGCCCATGACAAGTTAGATTCATCGCTGCTGCTTCCTCACAACGGCGAGCTGGACAACCGAAGCAGCAACCGCTGCATGGCTGGGTACCACCTCAATGGCCACAACACCATCTACCACCATGATAACAACATTGCTCATCATTGCAACAACTTCGAGGTGCCGGCAGACAACGGCCACCATTTTCAAGCCTCCCAAGCACCTCAGCAGCACAATAACAATGGTCAGAGACCTTCAAACAGTAACCTCTTTGGCGTCCACCACGGTCAGGAGATGAACGGCAGCTCCCAGGGTCAGAACTGTCCATGGAAGAAACGCAAAGAGATTCTTCTG GCTTGTCCGATGAACATGCATCCATACTCAGACCCCAGCAAAACGCCACAGGAAATTTGGGAAGACTTCTCTCTTAGCTTCACCCCAGCAGTCAGAGAAGTGGTGGAGTTTGCCAAACACATCCCAGGGTTTAGCACGCTGTCTCAGAACGACCAAGTCACCTTGCTCAAGGCTGGAACATTTGAG GTCCTCATGGTGCGCTTCGCCTCTCTGTTTAACGTCAAAGAGAGGACTGTAACGTTCATCTCAGGCACCACCTACAGCCTGGAGGCCCTGAGAAGCATGGGCATGGGCGATCTGCTGGGAACAATGTTCGACTTCAGCGAAAAACTCAACGCATTAGAGCTCTCATCTGAAGAGCTGGGACTCTTCACTGCAGTCGTGCTGGTGTCTGCAG ATCGTTCCGGCATTGAGAATGTGAATTCGGTGGAGATGCTCCAGGAAAGTTTAATCCGGGCTCTCCGGACTCTCGTCAGCAAGAGTGCCCCCAACGACGCCTCACGATTCACCAAGCTGCTGCTGAAACTTCCTGACCTGCGCACGCTGAATAACATGCACTCGGAGAAGCTGCTCTCTTTCCGCATTGACGCCTGA
- the nr1d1 gene encoding nuclear receptor subfamily 1 group D member 1 isoform X1, whose amino-acid sequence MTLLGLNMTTAVDTNNTGGVISYIGSCGGSPNRTSPVSMYSENSNSSLQSFTQPCFGSSFPPSPNGSHDSSRMYTSSSSSSSSGSGEDGNSSCSGGSPRGRDDGGSARNSPNKSVATLTKLNGMVLLCKVCGDVASGFHYGVHACEGCKGFFRRSIQQNIQYKKCLKNETCTIMRINRNRCQQCRFKKCLSVGMSRDAVRFGRIPKREKQRMLAEMQNAMNNMVNNQLQSEFQLASITSNTPCSSSSSPSTSSSSSSPCPGLTVGPQPQPPAVPVAPSPSPPTPASPSVQPAQSPPSLTSSPPPCTSPGVDKTIAAITRAHRETFVYAHDKLDSSLLLPHNGELDNRSSNRCMAGYHLNGHNTIYHHDNNIAHHCNNFEVPADNGHHFQASQAPQQHNNNGQRPSNSNLFGVHHGQEMNGSSQGQNCPWKKRKEILLACPMNMHPYSDPSKTPQEIWEDFSLSFTPAVREVVEFAKHIPGFSTLSQNDQVTLLKAGTFEVLMVRFASLFNVKERTVTFISGTTYSLEALRSMGMGDLLGTMFDFSEKLNALELSSEELGLFTAVVLVSADRSGIENVNSVEMLQESLIRALRTLVSKSAPNDASRFTKLLLKLPDLRTLNNMHSEKLLSFRIDA is encoded by the exons atgactttacTGGGGCTCAACATGACGACAGCAGTAGATACAAACAACACAG GTGGGGTAATATCATACATTGGATCGTGCGGAGGCTCCCCCAACCGCACCAGCCCTGTATCCATGTACAGTGAGAATTCCAACAGCAGCCTGCAGTCCTTTACACAGCCCTGCTTTGGTTCTTCATTCCCACCATCCCCCAATGGATCCCATGATTCCTCACGTATGTacaccagcagcagcagcagctcaaGTTCGGGATCTGGAGAGGACGGAAACTCATCATGCTCCGGCGGATCCCCAAGAGGTCGTGATGATGGTGGAAGTGCACGCAATTCACCCAATAAATCAGTTGCTACACTTACAA AGCTGAACGGAATGGTGCTGCTGTGCAAAGTGTGTGGCGACGTGGCTTCCGGATTTCACTACGGCGTCCATGCCTGTGAGGGCTGCAAG GGTTTCTTTCGACGCAGCATCCAGCAGAACATCCAGTACAAAAAGTGCCTGAAGAATGAAACCTGCACTATTATGAGGATCAACCGGAACCGGTGCCAGCAGTGCCGTTTCAAAAAGTGTCTGTCTGTGGGAATGTCCCGAGATG CTGTTCGTTTCGGTCGTATCCCGAAACGCGAGAAGCAGCGCATGCTGGCCGAGATGCAGAACGCCATGAACAACATGGTGAACAACCAGCTTCAGAGTGAATTTCAGCTGGCGAGCATCACGTCCAACACCCCCTGCTCTTCTTCTTCATCCCCATCCACCTCATCCTCTTCCTCATCTCCGTGCCCAGGGCTTACGGTGGGACCGCAACCCCAGCCCCCCGCAGTGCCCGTAGCACCATCCCCTTCCCCTCCGACCCCAGCCTCGCCATCAGTGCAACCAGCTCAGAGTCCCCCATCTCTGACTTCCTCTCCACCACCATGCACCAGTCCAGGTGTCGACAAAACCATCGCCGCCATAACCAGAGCACACCGCGAGACCTTCGTCTACGCCCATGACAAGTTAGATTCATCGCTGCTGCTTCCTCACAACGGCGAGCTGGACAACCGAAGCAGCAACCGCTGCATGGCTGGGTACCACCTCAATGGCCACAACACCATCTACCACCATGATAACAACATTGCTCATCATTGCAACAACTTCGAGGTGCCGGCAGACAACGGCCACCATTTTCAAGCCTCCCAAGCACCTCAGCAGCACAATAACAATGGTCAGAGACCTTCAAACAGTAACCTCTTTGGCGTCCACCACGGTCAGGAGATGAACGGCAGCTCCCAGGGTCAGAACTGTCCATGGAAGAAACGCAAAGAGATTCTTCTG GCTTGTCCGATGAACATGCATCCATACTCAGACCCCAGCAAAACGCCACAGGAAATTTGGGAAGACTTCTCTCTTAGCTTCACCCCAGCAGTCAGAGAAGTGGTGGAGTTTGCCAAACACATCCCAGGGTTTAGCACGCTGTCTCAGAACGACCAAGTCACCTTGCTCAAGGCTGGAACATTTGAG GTCCTCATGGTGCGCTTCGCCTCTCTGTTTAACGTCAAAGAGAGGACTGTAACGTTCATCTCAGGCACCACCTACAGCCTGGAGGCCCTGAGAAGCATGGGCATGGGCGATCTGCTGGGAACAATGTTCGACTTCAGCGAAAAACTCAACGCATTAGAGCTCTCATCTGAAGAGCTGGGACTCTTCACTGCAGTCGTGCTGGTGTCTGCAG ATCGTTCCGGCATTGAGAATGTGAATTCGGTGGAGATGCTCCAGGAAAGTTTAATCCGGGCTCTCCGGACTCTCGTCAGCAAGAGTGCCCCCAACGACGCCTCACGATTCACCAAGCTGCTGCTGAAACTTCCTGACCTGCGCACGCTGAATAACATGCACTCGGAGAAGCTGCTCTCTTTCCGCATTGACGCCTGA